The region TGCCAGGAAAGGGGGCGAGCTCCGCCTCCACCTGTAGGACCTCCCCGCCCCGGCGCACGCTAAGGCGGATCCTGTCCCCCACCTGGTAGCGGCGCACCTCCCGCAGGAGGTCCTCGAAACTGTTCACCTTGACCCCGTTGACCTCGAGGATCACATCCGGCACCCCTCCTGCCTCCAACCCCCTTAGCCCTGCCCGGTGGGCGGCCCCGCCCGGAACCACCTCGCCCACCAGCACCCCACCTGGGGGCAGGCCCAGCTCCCGGGCCAGCTCCGGGGTTAAGGCCCTGGGCCCCCTCAGGCCCAGATAGGGCCAGTAGCTTCGCTTACCCCCTTCCATCCCCGACAGGACCTGGTCCCGGCCCAGGAGGGGGGTGAAGAAGCTGCGGAAGCCCTCCTCCGTCTGGCCGATGGCCACCGCCACCCCCACCGCCTTCCCCTCGAGGTCCAGCACAGGTCCGCCCGAGTCCCCAGGGGAGAGGGGCAGGCTGGTTTCCACCAAACCTGAAGGCAGGAAAGGCGAGGGGTCCACGAAAAGGCGGGTGATGCGCCC is a window of Thermus neutrinimicus DNA encoding:
- a CDS encoding S1C family serine protease translates to MRKAWGILLLLPLAGALYALWSQPAPPWGGSGDVAWELAQAPPERLQEVYAKAHPAVLRIDGPEGGRGTGFFYREGLVLTAYHVVAEGGPYTLVLANQKRATATLLGFAEPLDLAILATEAQAPALLSLETQRRPQVGEAVLHIGNGRNQFIAPRYGRITRLFVDPSPFLPSGLVETSLPLSPGDSGGPVLDLEGKAVGVAVAIGQTEEGFRSFFTPLLGRDQVLSGMEGGKRSYWPYLGLRGPRALTPELARELGLPPGGVLVGEVVPGGAAHRAGLRGLEAGGVPDVILEVNGVKVNSFEDLLREVRRYQVGDRIRLSVRRGGEVLQVEAELAPFPGR